AGGCAATATTTGGGAGAATCCATTTTGGTGGTttgctttattttttgttggctttcttttggaaaggaaTAGTAGTAAAGCTGGTAATTATTCAGCAAAGATAATTACACCCACCTGTCTCTGCCCCCTTTTTTCCTTCATTTAATTTCGTCCTTAAGATCCCAATATTTCTTCAACTAAGGCGCAAACATGGGATGcattgtgtgtttttttttttaccgggTTCTTGACTTTTCGTGTTATGTGGTGGataaagaattttataatacAAGTGGGTGCGAAATGGGGCCAAGACACATAACTTTTGGGTACTACAAATACAATGCATGGTGTCACTACTCCTTCATTATTCCAATTGAAGATGGCTGCAATTGTGTGCCATGGGCAATCATCCCTTGACTCTCATCACCACCTAATACACACCCACAGGCTTAGGAAGCCTCCACTCACTCCTTCTCATCATTTATCTTACTTGGAACAAACCCCAAACCATCACAAAACTACACCACAAAACGACACTAGTGTTATTAGTTACTCCAAGTCGTGTGAGGGTGGTTGGGGCATCGTTCCATCTTCCCTTTcgaaagaagagaaagaaacaGCGCCATATGTCCATCCTCAGGTGAAGCTTTCGTCTGTTCGAATGAGCCCCAAGAGTTTGGAGCTCTGCACTGAGAACCTGGGGAATGAGAGTGGCACGGACATCATGGGGGACAGTGGCATTCACATCTTTACCTCCTCGGACCAAAGTACTTGTACATCATCAACTCAATGTTTCGGAGGCCataagaagaagatgaagaagaagaagatagcaaAAACAAAGAGCTTCCCACCTCCTTTGACAACCATGAGGGGTTCGGAGTCTATACAAGTAAGGCCCCACAGAGAAGGTGGCAGGTTAGTCATTGAGATCACCAAGGCCCCATCCACTTCTTCTTGTTTCCGTGCTCAGAGAAGCCATGGCCGCCTTCGGCTATCCCTTTTGGATcaccaagaagaagaagaggaagaagaagtgtttgaaggagaagttgaagatgaagaagaaacagaggagatggaggaggaggaggaagaggaaggaGAGAAGAGGTGTGAAGTGAGAATTGAGAgggaaaagaagagaagaagcaGTTGCAAGGAAGAAGGTGACCATGAAAACATAATAAGAAACTGGGAGTGGGGGGAATCTATTTGGGTCGCAACTTCCTAGAATCGTAGCGTAGctactaataattaaaaacattttacaTTTTTATATCTTAGCATTTGTCCTTTTCCTATTTCTTCCCATTTTTAAATGAATTCTAATGTGCTTCCATGAAACATGCCTCTGGTCGGTACTCGGTAGTTATTATCGTTATTCTCTCTGTTTCTcggacacacacacacacacacatcaaaTGAAATTGGTgcccaaaggaagaaaaaacaatttcattttttattcttcATTTATCAATCACTAAAATTAACTACTTCGTACTAACATTCAATATTTAGTAATTATTACTGTTTATCCAAACCAACAAATATACTTTCTTTCGTACAAAATTATTATCTTTATTTACTTTCTGAATTCTGAGAAGAGAAAAGTTAAAATTATGTGAAAACAGGGCACACTTGAGTCTCGGGAGAATTTATAGGTGCATTTGGAAccttgacttttttttgcttcttttcttCCCTTTAATTCGTTTgctctttttcctttctttgtttCTGGCTTTGTACTTTCAACCTGAAATTTTTCGTTGTTGAATtgattataatataatataccattttttaagaaattaacttttttaactaataattaaattgaatttaattttaatatcctattattgtaaaataattttatacatttaTTTCATTACATAACATTAAATCAGTAAAAATAATTACGCTTTTACAAAAATAATAGATAAACATTATTggaaatattaaaaaaatttaaagaaaaaaatgttgaCTAATTATCCACTAAAAAGGGTTGATTCCAAATATTCTTCTTAAGAAAAGTATAGatgaacaatgaaaatattaaacaatataaacaatagatatatcgaatgttcattttactagtgtacggatgattattttaatattaaaatttagaagattAATTTAGAGGTGTAGtgtgtttttatttgattagtagttgttcatattgttcaatAAAATCATTGTCCACCTAACATTTCCCTTTTTCTTATAACTTAACATGAGCCAGTAACAAGAACCACTTTAGGGCATTTGGATGCAGATATGAGATAGATGAAAGAGGAGAATGTATGACATCACAGCAAGATTTCGTTTAATGAACTCATTAATTCAGATAAAGTATTAGAAGTTTAGAACAACGATCAGATTATGGTGTAATCAAATAAAAAGCAATCCTAACAAAGAAGTATATATATTGCCTTAGATCTTGAATTTATGGCCTGATAGTTTCTATTTAGGTACCctaaacattttaaaaaaacttaTCAAGTGCGATTAGAAAAATCATAAGATCTATGCTTGTGTGCTATTTAATTTGGTTCGTTGCAAGCACTTCAATTCTAAAAGCGGTGAACCAATAAAAATGCATTTAAATGATTTTTACGTTGACAAAAATATTCTTCAATTTTGTTATGCataaaaaattcttaaattgtttaaaaaatgcgataaaataataaaaaataattttttttaataagtgacaaacaatttttatatttaacaaatcgtttatgtatttaataaaaaaatttataaaaatattagataattatttaaaaaatacatagcaaaaatcaaataaaaatttgatctctagattttttttattttttaaaactattattgattattgacaaaaaaaccacaaaaaaatatacactTAGTGAAAAATTACCAAagtttaagaataaaaatatctcatttttctaattaaacttgtaaaaaattatattaaaattcaatttctaaaatattttttaagaacacatacatatttaatgttaggTATTTTTGTAACCTTTTAAAAGAATTTGAagttatttttgtcaataacaaaatttaaaagatttttatcAGAGACAAAATAATTCAGATGCATTTTGTATCATTTACACTTTAGGGTGGGTTCCAATGTCCTCCCTTCAGTTCCCTCTTGGCCAAACCACAACACCAAACCCATGTCTTTGAAGGAGGGAGATTCTATCCTTTTAAAGATTATCCAAACAAAGCCCTTAACAGTTCTAAATTGATGAGAACGATATGAAGATGTatgataaaataaagaacagaccCATGAAAGGATTCGTATCGTGGTCGTACCAATTTGAGGGACCAACATATCTGTGGACTCTGAAATAAAATCTAAATCATAATCCTTTCTTTATCATGCCTTTGATTAACAACTTGTGTGGCTGATCATCAGTGAAAGTGATGTTCTTCTGTGCTGTACTTCTTATATGTTACTAGAAAATGATCACGTTCTGTAAAAAAAGTTACATAGTCTTGccacatgatttttttttttacaataacTTTAACCGACTATTTGATAGTGTAAAATACAtgtattatatttatgtataaaagctttttttattttatttttttgatggATTCCATTTATCTATTTATTGAGGATAAAGATGAGAATTTTTTTTCTGAACAAAAAACctcatttataattataatatactCAAAATTACAGTTAAACAATATTAATTTTGGGTTTACATATGCAAAAGTACTacttatcttttaaattttaatttttagtcagtctttaaatttaataatatattattttaattttcatatcaTTTTTACGgtacaagtttttcaaaaaatttaaaaaattatttgttttttattttttcttttttctaaaaattgaATAAAGAACCATTTTTAAGAGTTAcactaaaaaatatatgaacACAAAATATTGTTGCTTATTGTGtattattaggattagttaacTTGTATTTTaaagaaatattttaaaagtataataataaaaaaatttaaaatttttaataacatttaataaaatatttatttataatattctCAACATGTGCCATAAATTGcaaaactattattattattattattatgtgaaTTGTTAAAAAAGAGATAGTAATTAAAAACAGTATCTGTGGTGTTGATGCAAGTTCCGGATCTATCCTTCCAGCTTTCAAGGGATCGGACATGTGGAATAATGGAGCAATGAGATTTGGCTCATCATTAcaaaaaagaagatagaatgGAGGGTGGCCGATAATGCATGTGAGATCGTACGTGGTCGTCAAGTTATGCGATATTGCGATCCAATAATTCTAGGCATTTTGTTGAGACAGCTTCATGTGTATGACCCCATTTTGCCAGTTACATATTTCATCATTATTTCCTCAACTTGCCCTCTCTCAttttcatctttacttttccacacCTGCCTGCATCTCTCTATGTGAGGAAGATTTCACCTTGTCTATTTTCTTAAATAAAGAAAACCAACTGCACAGATTTTATACAACTGTTCTTTATCAGTACATTAATAGATCATTAATAGTTCGTTTACACCTT
The genomic region above belongs to Arachis stenosperma cultivar V10309 chromosome 5, arast.V10309.gnm1.PFL2, whole genome shotgun sequence and contains:
- the LOC130980560 gene encoding protein FANTASTIC FOUR 3-like: MAAIVCHGQSSLDSHHHLIHTHRLRKPPLTPSHHLSYLEQTPNHHKTTPQNDTSVISYSKSCEGGWGIVPSSLSKEEKETAPYVHPQVKLSSVRMSPKSLELCTENLGNESGTDIMGDSGIHIFTSSDQSTCTSSTQCFGGHKKKMKKKKIAKTKSFPPPLTTMRGSESIQVRPHREGGSYWTNLNCNDNPKPNNRVVAVPMGESEIGFRTVIIIN